The Ovis canadensis isolate MfBH-ARS-UI-01 breed Bighorn chromosome 13, ARS-UI_OviCan_v2, whole genome shotgun sequence genome includes a region encoding these proteins:
- the FAM171A1 gene encoding protein FAM171A1 isoform X3 — protein sequence MVYEDVVQIVSGFQGARPQPRVHFQRRALRLPENTSYSDLTAFLTAASSPSEVDGFPYLRGLDGNGTGNSTRYDLTPVTAVSVHLLSSDGTPVLVDGPIYVTVPLATQSSLRHNAYVTAWRFDQKLGTWLKSGLGLVHQEGSQLTWTYIAPQLGYWVAAMSPPNPGPVVTQDITTYHTVFLLAILGGMAFILLVLLCLLLYYCRRKCLKPRQQHRKLQLPTTLESSKRDQSTSMSHINLLFSRRESEFPGPLSVTSQGRPPDAPGPKELMSGVHLEMMSSNGEVDMHTPMLKLSYSTSQEFSSREELLSHKEEDKSQISFDNLTPSGTLGKDYHKSVEIFPLKARKPMEREGYESPGNGDYRRSYNAMLSQPLFEKQDRESQASVTHISTGSKLTIQEHMYPAPSSPEKDQLLERRPTECMMSRSVDHLERPTSFPRPGQLICCSSVDQVNDSVYRKVLPALVIPAHYMKLPGDHSYVGQPLVVPADPQLEIERLQAELSSPHAGIFPHPSAQIQAQPLSCQAISQQHLQDTGAREWAPQSASMSESLSIPASLNDAALAQMNSEVQLLTEKALLELGGGKPLPHPRAWFVSLDGRSNAHVRHSYIDLQRAGRNGSNDASLDSGVDMNEPKSARKGRGDPSTLPQNHPPVQEHPQKESRAADSSAYTQLVYLEDMDQSGSEGGTTAGTPEDNALRCLLDGSSRRSGSQLPSLQEETTKRTSDVAPEPAASPDQRRSAPQDEEDDDDDDDQGEDKKSPWQKREERPLMAFNIK from the exons GTGCCCGGCCACAGCCTCGAGTACATTTCCAGAGAAGAGCCCTGCGGCTGCCAGAGAACACCAGCTACAGTGACCTGACCGCCTTTCTCACGGCCGCCAGCTCTCCCTCCGAGGTGGACGGCTTTCCTTATTTGCGAGGATTAGATGGAAACGGAACAG GAAACAGCACCAGGTACGACCTAACCCCCGTCACAGCCGTCAGCGTCCACTTGCTCAGCAGTGATGGAACGCCGGTGCTGGTGGATGGCCCCATTTATGTCACCGTGCCCCTGGCCACACAGAGCAGTCTGAGGCACAATGCCTATGTTACGGCGTGGCGGTTTGACCAGAAACTGG GAACGTGGCTGAAGAGCGGTCTTGGCCTCGTGCACCAAGAAGGCAGTCAGCTGACGTGGACGTACATTGCCCCTCAGCTGGGGTACTGGGTGGCTGCCATGTCTCCTCCCAACCCAG GTCCGGTTGTCACACAGGACATCACCACGTATCACACAGTCTTCCTTTTGGCCATCTTGGGCGGAATGGCTTTCATTCTTTTGGTTTTGCTGTGTCTCCTTTTATATTATTGCAG GCGGAAGTGCTTGAAACCCCGCCAGCAGCATAGAAAACTGCAACTTCCCACCACCCTGGAGAGTTCCAAAAGGGATCAGTCGACTTCCATGTCACACATCAACCTGCTGTTTTCTCGTCGGGAATCAGAATTCCCCGGTCCACTCTCTGTCACCAGCCAGGGCCGCCCCCCGGATGCCCCGGGCCCAAAGGAGCTGATGAGTGGAGTCCATTTAGAGATGATGTCTTCCAACGGGGAGGTGGACATGCACACACCCATGCTGAAGCTCTCCTACAGCACTTCCCAGGAGTTCAGCTCCCGGGAGGAACTCCTGTCTCATAAGGAAGAGGACAAAAGCCAAATCTCCTTTGATAACCTGACACCGAGTGGGACGCTGGGAAAAGACTACCATAAGTCGGTGGAGATCTTCCCCTTAAAGGCTAGGAAACCTATGGAAAGGGAAGGCTACGAGTCCCCTGGCAACGGTGACTACAGGAGGAGTTACAACGCCATGCTCTCGCAGCCTTTATTCGAAAAGCAGGACAGAGAGAGTCAGGCCTCCGTGACCCACATTTCCACAGGAAGTAAGCTCACCATTCAGGAACACATGTACCCCGCGCCTTCATCTCCGGAGAAAGACCAGCTGCTGGAGCGCAGACCTACTGAATGTATGATGTCGCGATCCGTGGACCACCTGGAAAGACCTACCTCTTTCCCGCGACCCGGCCAGCTGATCTGCTGTAGTTCCGTAGACCAGGTCAACGACAGCGTTTACAGGAAAGTATTGCCCGCCTTGGTCATCCCGGCTCATTACATGAAACTCCCAGGGGACCATTCGTACGTGGGCCAGCCCCTGGTCGTCCCAGCCGACCCGCAGCTGGAGATCGAAAGGCTGCAGGCTGAGCTGTCCAGCCCGCACGCAGGGATCTTCCCACACCCCTCCGCGCAGATCCAAGCGCAGCCCCTCTCTTGCCAGGCCATCTCACAGCAGCACCTGCAGGACACAGGCGCCCGGGAGTGGGCCCCGCAGAGCGCATCCATGTCGGAGTCACTCTCCATCCCAGCATCTCTGAACGACGCGGCCTTGGCTCAGATGAACAGCGAGGTCCAGCTCCTGACAGAAAAGGCGCTGCTGGAGCTCGGGGGCGGGAAGCCGCTTCCCCACCCCCGGGCCTGGTTCGTCTCCCTGGACGGCCGGTCCAACGCGCATGTCAGACATTCCTACATTGATCTCCAAAGAGCAGGGAGGAACGGAAGCAATGATGCCAGTTTGGATTCTGGCGTGGATATGAATGAACCAAAATCCGCCCGGAAGGGGAGAGGAGACCCCTCAACTCTGCCGCAGAATCACCCACCCGTCCAGGAACATCCCCAGAAGGAGTCGAGGGCCGCAGACAGCTCGGCCTACACGCAGCTCGTGTACCTGGAGGACATGGACCAGAGCGGTAGCGAAGGCGGCACCACGGCCGGGACACCCGAGGACAATGCTCTGCGGTGCCTGCTGGACGGCTCCAGCCGGAGGAGCGGCAGCCAGCTGCCCAGCCTGCAGGAGGAGACGACGAAGCGAACTTCGGACGTTGCCCCTGAGCCAGCGGCCAGTCCTGACCAGAGGAGATCCGCTCCGCAGGATGAGGAAGACGACGACGACGACGACGACCAGGGAGAAGACAAGAAGAGCCCGTGGCAGAAACGGGAGGAGAGACCCTTGATGGCATTCAACATCAAATGA